The following is a genomic window from Nicotiana tabacum cultivar K326 chromosome 3, ASM71507v2, whole genome shotgun sequence.
ATATAATGACGTCCTTATAGTTTAGACGACCTTCATTTTTTGCCCATTGAAAACACGTTCTGTTTTATTATAGGAGAGGAGTTGTTCAAGCTTTTATTGTATGTTTGGAATGGGTGACTTCAATTTCTATTGGAATTCGTCAACTACTCATCCATTCGCAACTGTTGGTCCTAACTACCATAATAATAGAACAATCCAAACACTCAAATCTATAATAGAAACAATGATTTGGACCAAGTCCTCATTCCTTTTCACTAAACAAATGAAGTTAGATTAATTACAAATCAAcaaattatttgttttatctACACAAACTCTTCTCTCTTGACTCATAAAATTCAAATGTACATATTTATCGGCGATGAGGATGACAACATAGGAGGGATGGAAAACTTGAGCCGAGGGCAAAGAAATGCATATTTCTAGGATATGCAACTGGAATGAAAGGTTATAGGTTGTGGTGCACAAATTAAAAGACTTCAGGGCTAATTATCAGTAGGGATGTAACATTCAGTGAATCTGCCTCACTGGACAGTCAGAGTGAGAAGGCAATAGCAGAAACAGATCGTGGTGTTAGTGACCGCATAGAGCTTGAAATTGAATCTCAACTAGCTCAGCCCAGTAGTTCTAAAGTAGAGGAAGTGGAGGAAgtgcaaaatattgatcaaaatgATAATGTTGATGCATCTGCACAACAACAACCATATAGCATTGCAACAGGCAGGGAGAAGAGAGTGATCAACCGACCTCAAAGGTTTGCAAATGTAGTTGATGGGAATCTTCTTGGATATACGAATCCAGTGGGATTTGCTTTGGCAATTGCTGAGACCGTTGATGCATTTGAGTGTTATAGCTACTCAGAAGTTATTCAGAGTATAAAAACATATCGACGGATTAGTGTTATGGCTAAAGAGATTGAGTCTCTTAACAAGTTTAGGCGTTGCCTAGACTTGATTGATGGGTGCGGCAATGGATAGAGTACTTGCGAGAGTTGAGGGCAAGGTCGATAGACGTTCCTGCTGATGAAGAGAATTCAAGCCAAGGGGAAGATTTGTTattttgtggcttgaattattttcttgtatttttaggatacccataatccctataggtttaggaaaacccattgtcctaatagatttgggaaaggaaaacCTATAGTCCTTGTCAAATTGGGAAAGCTTTCTCTTATATGTTTTGGACcttttgggatctatatataAGGGTTGTAGTTGGGGATCCTAGAGATTGTACTgtgtttttcttctcattcatagtggaaaactctctctgcttttgttCCAAGGATTAGGCTTAGTCGAACCTCGTTAAAtcttgtgttgatttttcttctctatttgctttgtgtgtgattgtgtgctagttaacccacgatATTCCGCAACATGAACCAAGTTCTCATGCCTTTTCATTCAACAAATGAATTTAGTTTAAAATTTGTCTGTGCAATTCCCGATTTGCAACGTAACATTTCGATGCACTAATACATTACAAATCAAAAACATTTGTTTTGTATACACAAACTCCTCTCTTACCTCATAAAATTCATATATGCACTTATTTATCGGCTTCGATTTGAGGATGACATTGACGTTGATACGGACGGCGAAGATGTCCCACTCCATCCCATACTAGAAACCGAAACATTAGCACCATGAAATAAATCCGATAAGTAATTTTGCAAATCATCAGGGGCAAATCTAACAGTTGACTCCATTCCAATGACATTCCTCACCAATTCTCTTCGGTGCTTCTCGTAAAAAGTCCGATATCTCGGAACAAGCTTGTTAGCTAGTGATACTTTGACTTGGTCTCTGAGTTTCTGGTCGAGTATGACCCATGAACTTTGTTTTCGATATACCTCCTCGAAACTCGAATTAAATtcgctaaacctttccttcactTCCATCGATGAAATATCAATCGTCAAATTTTCAGGTAATGACATCAACACTTTGTTCCAACCCATCCTCTCATACTTTGACATGTACTCTTTCACCTTCATTTCGTGTTTTAAAATCCAATCGGATCCAAGTAGGAGCTTTAGATTCGATTGCTGAACCTTCGAAATGATGTAGTTTAGGTTGTTCGATAGGAACAAATAGGATAGTGCCGCGTCCTTGTAAAGTTGTGCTTTACCATCGAGTTTACATAAAAGGACGAGTACGAGCCATGCAAGCCGTAGGGCAACAACAGAAGGCGGAGGGTCCCCGTCTTCTGTTGTCATGCTCAAGTAGTATGATTCCGGCAATGATGTCTGTAATGAAATCGGCAAATCGACTATTATTTCAGATATTGCGTCACTATAATCGCCGAGATAAACAAGGTAGTTCATGACGTATCGAGTTAAAGGGTGAACCCCGCCACCTGGCACTGCCTTCGACGTGTCTTTCTGAACTGCCGATTCAAACTCCGACAACATGGCTCTAGCGGCATCGCCGAGCTTGACCAGTGATATCATCGCCTGAGACTTGACTACCTCCATTGAATCAAAGCAGAAAATCAATTCGATTTTAACCCAAAGCTCACAAATGGCGTCGTAGACGTCCAGCACTCTAAACATTTTCTCAAGTGATAACTTCTTGTATTTCGCCACCATTTCTGGGAACAAGAACAGAGTCAAAGCCCCATCTTTAGCAATCTCCGAGAAACAGGATTCCCTTATGTTGTCTGAGGCTGAGAAGACATAGTCACAGAGAATCCTCTCACCGTGAAACAGAGTAGTAACTGCAATCTTAACAGCACTCAACCAATTCTTGATTTTTATCTCCAATAATTCCCAATCCATTTTCTGAATTTGTGAAGAGATCGCTTTTTCAATTCCCAAGTAATACAAAGTCTCATCTATGACTGATTTTCGATTAAGTTTGTAAATTTTCACGCACTCTtttccataaccagctccaatCATACAATCAGCAATGGATTTCAAATCCGCCATTACAACCTCTGAGACCTTTTCAATttcactattattattattatcttcagAAACTTCATCTTCATCTGAAAGACTTGATAAGGTGGCAGTGGATGATCTTGAGGATCTTGACGACACCGTTTCGGAATCAAGAAAGTAACGACTCCCTGATAAGATAGTGTAGAATTCTTTCTGAAGTCTTCTTATGGCAATTTGCATGAGATTATGAGCTCGAACTAGAAGTTTAGAGCTGGCACTGTCTTTGATAACAAACTGCATTGCATGTTGTAAGTCGTTAACGGCGTTAAGAAGTTGCTTGGCTTCTAACGGATTATCACGGAAGAGATTAGCGACTCTGTTATAAGAGGTGGTTGAGACAGAGGAGGAATCAAGGTCCCATTTTTCGATAATTAATTCAGCGTTTTCTATTGTTTCATCCAATAGAGTTTCGCAAAAGGTGTGAGGAGATGATGAATTATGTGAAGGGGTTGAAGGTTTTGATGATGAGAAAAAGGGGGTCCTCATTGTTTTACTTGTTGTACAAAAAACTTAGGAAGAAAGAATATTATAGGTGAAAATAAGAGGGGTTTGTTGTTTTTATCCAACAAGTTTCTTGCTTTCTTCGAGAGTTTAATGGAAGATTGAAGGGGCGAGACCCATATTTATAGGAGTACTGCGACAGAGAGTTGACTGAGACTCCGAGAGTAGATGAACAGAACGCGGTCCATAACTTCGTCAAACAGTGACTTCTGATTTCTTTCATATTTATATACAAAAACAAAAGTAGTCCTACGTataaatgaatatttaaaaatcAACTCAACctataaccgtaccgataattagggtagatttttaattttatgaaaataaatcgaaaaagtaatgaaccgtaccgaataaatttatatacagaaatatatttatacattaagtttaaaaataataaggCATTAAACTTCTCCTTGGGCTTTGAAATTATGAAAACGGTTACAAGCTActaagtaattaaactcaaaatcctaattctcAAACTTATTATATTACTCCTCCTGAAACTAAAATATTTCCAGCATATTCACTAACAAGACACACAATATTCTAGTGATTATGAGTaacaaactacaatgtattgaatgcGTTTCATTtcatatgatttagatttatcttttgaATATCTAATCTTCTATAgattttattcttgagtcccaacttAGTTAATATATTTTCATTCG
Proteins encoded in this region:
- the LOC107804384 gene encoding exocyst complex component EXO70H1-like, with product MRTPFFSSSKPSTPSHNSSSPHTFCETLLDETIENAELIIEKWDLDSSSVSTTSYNRVANLFRDNPLEAKQLLNAVNDLQHAMQFVIKDSASSKLLVRAHNLMQIAIRRLQKEFYTILSGSRYFLDSETVSSRSSRSSTATLSSLSDEDEVSEDNNNNSEIEKVSEVVMADLKSIADCMIGAGYGKECVKIYKLNRKSVIDETLYYLGIEKAISSQIQKMDWELLEIKIKNWLSAVKIAVTTLFHGERILCDYVFSASDNIRESCFSEIAKDGALTLFLFPEMVAKYKKLSLEKMFRVLDVYDAICELWVKIELIFCFDSMEVVKSQAMISLVKLGDAARAMLSEFESAVQKDTSKAVPGGGVHPLTRYVMNYLVYLGDYSDAISEIIVDLPISLQTSLPESYYLSMTTEDGDPPPSVVALRLAWLVLVLLCKLDGKAQLYKDAALSYLFLSNNLNYIISKVQQSNLKLLLGSDWILKHEMKVKEYMSKYERMGWNKVLMSLPENLTIDISSMEVKERFSEFNSSFEEVYRKQSSWVILDQKLRDQVKVSLANKLVPRYRTFYEKHRRELVRNVIGMESTVRFAPDDLQNYLSDLFHGANVSVSSMGWSGTSSPSVSTSMSSSNRSR